GAGGTGCCCGTCTCGGGCGCACTCGGCGACCAGCAGGCCGCGCTCTTCGGGCAGACCTGCTTCGACGAGGGGGACGCGAAGAACACCTACGGCACGGGTTCGTTCTTCCTGATGAACACGGGGGAGGAGGCCGTCGAGAGCGACCACGGGCTGCTGACGACGGTGGGCTTCCAGCGCTCGGGCGAGCCCGTCCAGTACGCGCTGGAGGGTGCCATCTTCATCACGGGTGCGGCCATCGAGTGGCTCGAGGACGTCAAGCTCATCGACGACCCGGTCCAGACGGCCGAGCTCGCCCGGAGCGTCGACTCGACCGACGGGGTGTACATGGTCCCGGCGTTCACGGGCCTCGGTGCGCCTCACTGGGACGGTCGCGCGCGCGGGACCATCGTCGGGATGACGCGGGGGACCGAGCGCGAGCACATCGTCCGTGCGACGCTCGAGTCCATCGCGTACCAGACCCGCGACGTGGCCGAGGCGATGGAGGCCGACGCCGGTATCGACATGGGTCGGCTCCGCGTCGACGGCGGCGCGGTGAAGAACAACTTCCTCTGCCAGCTCCAGGCCGACATCCTCGGCACCGACATCGTCCGGCCCGAGGTCGACGAGACCACCGCGCTCGGTGCGGCGTACGCCGCCGGGCTGGCCGTCGACTACTGGGAGACGGTCGACGAGCTCCGGGAGAACTGGCAGGTCGACCGCGCGTTCGACCCCGAGGGGGACCAGGACGAGCTCGACGCGAAGTACGACCGCTGGGGTGACGCGGTCGAGCGCAGCCTGAACTGGGCGCAGGACGGGGGTGACTGACGATGTTCGAGCTCGCGATCCAGACGACGGTTCCGGTCGTCGGCTACACGCTCGAAAACTTCCTGCTGCTGCTCATCGCGGCCGCAGCCGGCGGCGCGTTCGGGGCCGCCATCGGTGCGCTGCCCGCGTTCATCTTCACGGGTTTCGTCGTCTTCCTCGGCGAGGGCATCGCGATCCTCAACCGGCAGCTCGGTGGCGAAGCCCTCGCGGTCGGGCAGGGTGAACTCGCAGCGGGCCTGACGGGCATCATCGGCTTCGGTGCCGTCACCGGCCCGCACATCGCCTTCGCGGGCGGTGTCGCGGCGTCGGCCTACGCCGGCAAGAAGTACCCCGAGATGGAGCCCGACGGCTGGGACTACCACTTCGGGAAGAACATCCTGTACGCCTTCGGCACCAAGCCGGACATCCTCGCCGTCGGTGCCGTATTCGGCGTCTTCGGGGCGGTGTTCAACCAGTTCGCCGGCGCACTCCTCGTGGTCAGTGGCACCGGCGTCACCGACTCCATCGCGCTGACCGTCGTCGTGAGCGCGTTCCTGGCGCGGGTCGTCTTCGGCTACCCCATCGTCGGGAAGTCGGCCGGCTCCAGCATCCTCGACATGTCGCCGTTCGAGCGCGAGGAGCCCCGCACCGCCACCGACGGCGGTGAGGACGTCGAGGCTCCCATGGAGCACGAGGGCCGTCTGGCGACCGAGCCGTGGCTCCCGCACCAGTACAGGTGGTCGGGCGTCACCGCCATCGGCCTCGTCGGGGGCATCCTCGGCGGGTACATCTACATCCTCACCGGGAGCATCTTCCTCGGCTACGCCATCTCGGCGATGAGCCTGCTGTTCCTGCAGCTGGGCGTCGAGAAGATCCCGGTGACCCACCACATCACCCTCATCGGGGCGGTCGGTGCGGTCGTGCTCCTGCCCGACTTCGGCCCGGTCGTCGCGCTGCTGGCGGCCGGCGGCTTCGGCGCGGTGAGCGGCCTGCTCGGCGAGGTGACCCAGCGCATCTTCTACGCGCACTCCGGGACCCACGTCGACCCGCCCGCGATGGCCATCGCCATCGCCATGGTGGGCGTGGCGATCCTCGAGATCGTCGCGGTGCTGCCGAACGCGGGCTACCTCTGAGCCGTGACCACCTTCGACGACGGAGGCTCTCGACGCGTCCTTCGGCGCTGTGCCGAGGGTTTTTAGCGTCGGGGCGGATTGAGCTACGACTACCGAACCGACCCAACGCATGGATATCGAAGCACGAATCAGACGACGACAACGGCGCAGCGGCGAGCCCCGTATCGTCCAGGACTACGACGCCCTGTCGCCGGTCGTCCACGTCGAAGAGCCGTCGGGCCGGGGGCCGGTGCTCGAGCAACTGCTCGACCACCTCGACCCGATCTTCGAGCGGTCGCTGCCACCGACAGCCTACGTCTGGGGGGACGGGGGAGTCGGCAAGTCGGCCGTCGTCACCGCCCTGTTCGAGCACCTCGACCGGATGCTGACCGGGACCGGGAGCGTCATCCACACCACGACACGTGCCCGCTCGACGCCGGCACCCGACTTCGTCTACGTCGACGCACGGGTCGACGACAGCGAGTTCGGCCTGTACCACACGGTGCTCGACGGACTCGTCGACGAGCAGGTGCCGAAACAGGGCGTGCGGACGGACTCGCTGCGGTCGCGGCTGATGGAGCGCCTGTCCGGGACGGACCGTGCCGTCGTGGCCGTCGACCACGTCGACGAACTCGACACGCTCGGGTTGGCGACGCTCCACGATGCGTTCGACGGGATGGACGACCGACTCAGCTGGATCGCGGTCGGGCGGACCCCGCCCGAGGAGCTCTCGAGCGAACTGCTGCCGCCAGAGCACATCCACGTGCCGCCGTACCAGCAGCACGCGCTCGTCGACCTGCTGACCGGCAGAGCCTCGGACGGACTCGCCCGCCAGTCGTTCGACCACGAACAGATCAGGCGCGTCGCGGAGTGGGCGGAGGGGGACGCCCACGACGCGCTCACCGCGCTGTTCGGGGCCGCGGAGGTCGCGACGGGCGAGGGACACGGGCGCATCCACGAGCGCGACCTCGGGGCCGGTCTCGACGCGGTTCCCCGGCCGACGGTCGCGCTCGGACGCGTGTTGACGCTGCCGGAGAACAGACAGCTGGTGCTGCGGACGCTGGTCGACCTGCCCGACGAGGCCACGACATCGGTGGGGGAGGCGGCGGAGTCAGTCGCCGCGGCACCGGGTGTCGACCTCTCGCCCTCGACGGTGAAACGGTACCTGTACGAGCTGGCGGAGGAGGGTATCACGGAGCGCGTGACGACGGAACGCCGGGCGGAGAGCGCGGGCCGGCCGCCCAGTCGGCTCGAACCGCGGTTCCCGACGCTCGTGTTCAGTCGACTGTACGACCTGCAACGCGAGTGAGATCCGAGGCTTCTGTCTCCTGTCCCGCGTCGACGGGACCGCATTCGACGTCGACGTCCCGATGGTGTATCAGGCATTGTTCCGCCTGGAAGGCCCGAAGACGATCGACGAAAGCTACGGCCAGGGCGTCGACTACGGCCACGGCGCAGGCGACCTCGAGGAGTCGACACATCACGTGTCCGTGAGAGAGGCCGGCCGCCAGTACCCTGAACAGAAGTACGTGAATCACGACACATATCGTGCCGTCCCCGAGGACTTCGACAAGATGGCAGACTATGACGTCGACGAAACGACCTGGTTCGTCACGAACCACTGCACGGGCCACGAGGTGCTTCCCGTCTTGAACGATCCACCGGAAGGAGAGCTGTGCGTCGAGAAGATTTACAGCCAGGGGATCCCACCACAGCAGTTCAGCATCGAACCCCCGGACTGGCCGCCATCTACCCCCTCGGACACCTCCGAGTGGCCTTGCTCGACGCCGACCATAATTCGGATATCCGAAGACCGGTTTGCGGTGCTATTGACTTCTCACCCTTCGATTCAATCGTCGGTTAGTGAACGTTTCACGTTTTCACATAGTACTTGAGTTGTTATTCCGACCGGGACGGTGATTCAGTAATCACACAAAACTATCGAGGCGCTCGGCACGCTGGACTGGCCCTCGTAAGACGAACACCGCCCACGTCGAGAGTGTATCCGACTGACCGAGTACCGGTTCAGCTAGCCAGCCGAAATATCCCTTTCATCGGAGGCCAGCTCGAACCTGGGATGATCGGACGCCCCTAGATCACCGTGAATTTTCACACTCGGATTTTCGCCTTGAGAGACGTCGACAGCCTTCGAGCGGGGCGCTAGTTCGTTCTCCATTGTTTCACAATCGGGCAAAACACCCGCAAGAGGGATACTACGGCTGTAATTAACCTGAGTGTGAAACGCGAACCGCGGGGAGGCAACCTCCGTTCTATGAAAACAGATTTCGGGCATTCAGTGCCTGGGATACCCGAATATGTGCGTTTCAGAATTACCTGGGTTGCCAGTGAAAACAGCTACTGGCCCTTCCGAGATTCACACGCAGACCAAACCGCAAGACGGGGAACGATTGTGAAAATTCGGGTCAGTGGGCCAACCCATTCGACATGATGTCCGCACTCCCATCAATATCTCCTAAACAGCTTAGCTGAAGTCCCAAAACACATATTTCATCGGAATCGATCTCGGGCTGACTTTCTTCTCCGGCCGGAATACGCCCACACACAATCTTCACAATCGGTATTCACGGGTCTTCTTGCGGGTGGTTTCACCGATTGTGAAACTGAGCGCAGACGCCTAGCGAGGCTCTGGTATCTTCTGTGAGTCGCATATTGAAATTCTCTCGATGTGAAAATAGTACCACTTTTGACAGGGTTTGATGGGTGTGGAACTGCTGGCGTTGTTTGGAAGTCCGGCACCAATTACGCAGCAATCTCCTTGTGACCGCACCACCAGCTACTGAAGTACAGGCCATTCCCTGAGGACCAAGATCTGTGATTCAGAGGAACGACTTGAGACAGAGAAGCGACCTGAGGAGATCCGAGTCGACGGGCGACGGACCCAGTACGAACCTGGATTCACTCCCGTGAAATCACCGACAGTCGCCCCAATTAGTATTGCTTTAATACCACAATACTATGTCTGCGATTGTAGACGAAGGTCACTCGTTCGGGATAGGGCCTGGGCTGGGATCTCGATGACGGGTACCCACCCTACACCGGAACGTGAGTCATTTACCGTCGGTCACCCCAGGGGAGGTATGAGCCACGCCTCGCCGCTCGTCCTCGACATCGACGGTACGCTCACCCGACCCGAGGGCGGCATCGACCCGCGCGTCTTCGAGCCGGTCCGCGACTGGCCCGCACCCGTCGTACTGGCGACGGGCAAGGCGTTCCCGTACCCCATCGCGCTCTGTACCTTCGTGGCCATCGAGGAACGCGTCATCGCCGAGAACGGCGGTATCGCCCACGTGAACGACGAGGTGCTGGTCCACGGTGACCGCCAGCGGACCACCGCGGCCATCGAGGCGTTCCAGGACGCCGGCGGCGACCTCGGCTGGGGCGACGTCGACCTCGTGAACCGCTGGCGCGAGACCGAGGTGGCCATCCGTCTCGACGCCGACGAGGAGCTGCTCCGCAGTGTCGCGGCCGAGCACGGCCTGGAGGTCGTCGACACGGGGTACGCCTACCACCTCAAGCAGCCCGACATGTCGAAGGGACTGATGCTCGAACGGGTCGCGGAACTCATGGGCTACGAGCCGTCGGCCTTCGTCGCCATCGGGGACTCGGAGAACGACGTCTCCACGTTCGAGCGCGCCGGCCGGAGCTTCGCGCCGTCGAACGCCGACGAGCGTGCGCTTTCGGCCGCCGACGTGGTTCTCGACGGTGCCCACGCCGAGGGGACGCTCGCCGCACTCGACCGGCTTCGCTCGGCGGAGTGAGTCCAGCCGCGAACTGTACAGGGTCGTCGACGTTCAGGCGATGGGAACGCCCTGCCTGACGAGGTAGTCGCTGGCGCGGTCGATCTCGACCGGGCTGCCGACGAACCGGTAGGTGTCGCCCTCCTCCAGCATCGTCAGCACGAACTCCTCAGCGAGGCGGTCCCGCAGCTCCGCCGGCGTCCCCGCGGGGAGGACGATCTGCGTGCTGTCGCGCAACTGGGCCGGGTTCGGCATCGTCTATCTCGGCGTTTCTGACGGCGCTGTATGAACGTGTCGAAGTCGTGGTACGTGTCGGGGTCGGACAGGGTGGCGCGACGGCGTGGTCGACGAGACGAGTGGACAGGTTTTTCGGCTCCCACGGCCGAGAGTGGAACGATGGGGCTCGAAGAGGAGATCGAGGCGATCGAGGAGGAGATAGCCAACACGCCCTACAACAAGTCCACCGAGGCCCACATCGGGCGACTGAAGTCGAAGCTCGCCCAGAAGAAGGAGAAGCTGGAGAACCAGTCGGGCAGCGGCGGCGGGCAGGGCTACGCGGTCGAGAAACACGGCGACGCCTCGGTCGCACTCGTCGGCTTCCCCAGCGTGGGCAAGTCGACGCTCATCAACGCGATGACGAACGCCGACTCGGAGACCGGCGAGTACGAGTTCACCACGCTGACGGTCAACCCCGGTATGGTCGACATCAACGGCGCACACATCCAGCTGCTCGACGTGCCCGGTCTCATCGAGGGTGCGGCGGACGGTCGCGGTGGCGGGAAGGAAGTCCTCTCCGTCGTTCGAAGCGCCGACCTCCTCGTGTTCATGCTCTCCGTGTTCGAGATCGAGCAGTACGACCGACTTCGCACGGAGCTGTACAACAACAAGATCCGGATCGACCAGACGCCCCCACGGGTCACCATCCGCAAGAAGATCAAGGACGGCATCAAGGTGACCTCGACCGTCGACCAGCCGATGGACGACGACACCATCAAACAGGTCCTGCGCGAGCACGGCTACGTCAACGCCGACATCAACCTCGGCGAGGAGCTCGACATCGACCGGCTCATCGACGGCATCATGGACAACCGGGTGTACACGCCCTCCATCGTGACCATCAACAAGACCGACCTCATCGAGCCCTCCTACAAGGAACAGGTCGACGAGGAGCTGCGGAAGCGCGACATCGACCCCGAGGAGGCGACGTTCATCTCCGCCGTGGAGGAGAAGGGCCTCGACGCGCTGAAAGAGCGCATCTGGGAGCAGCTCGGTCTCATCCGGGTCTACATGGACAAACCCGGCCGCGGCGTCGACTGGGAGGAACCCCTCGTCGTGCCCGAGGGCGCGACCATCGAGGACGCCCTCTCGAAGCTCGGCGGCGACTTCGAGGACCGCTTCCGGTTCGCCCGTATCCGCGGCCCGAGCGCGAAACACGACGGCCAGCAGGTCGGCGAGGATCACGTGCTCGAGGACGAGGACGTGCTGAAGCTCGTGCTGCGCAAGTAGTCGACGGCGGCTTCTCCGCTCGCGTGTGCGTTAGGGTTCACTCGAAGCTCAGTCCCCCGAGTTCCGCATCCGCTACTGGTTTCAACGCGCTGGCCGTACGGCCGCCCATGCAGGCGACACTCGACCACACGATGATGCGCGTGGAGGACCTCGACGCCAGCCTCGACTGGTACACCACCCACCTCGACTACGAGGAGAAGGGGCGCTGGGAGGCCGACACGTTCACCAACGTCTTCCTCGGGCCCGAGGACGTCCACGAGGAGGGCGCGCTCCTCGAACTAACCTACAACCACGACGGCCGCACCTACGACCACGGCGACGCGTGGGGCCACATCGCCGTCCGCGTCGAGGACGTCTACGACGCCTACGAGGAGCTCATGGACGAGGGCGTCGAGGACTACCGCGACCCCGACTCCTGCGGCGGTTCCTACGCGTTCGTTCGCGACCCCGACGGCCACGAGGTCGAGATCGTCGAGCGCGACCACGGCGCGAAGTGGAGCCTCGACCACACGATGCTCCGCGTCGAGGACGCCGACGCCGCCATCGGCTGGTTCACCCGCAAGCTCGAGTACGGGCTGTTCCGCCGCGAGGAGTTCGACGACTTCGCGCTCTACTTCCTGAAGCCCGCGGACGCCGCCGACGAGGCGATGAGTGTCGAACTCACCTACAACTACGACGACCGCACGTACGACGTGGGTGACGCGTGGGGTCACGTCGCGGTCCGGTGTGACGACCTCCACGGGACGTGGGACGCCCTGATGGCACGCGGTGCCGAGGACTACCGCGACCCCGAGTCCTGCAACGACCGCTACGCCTTCACCAAGACGCCCGACGGACAGGAAGTCGAGATCGTGACGCGGGACTGAGAGCATCCCGGAGCACCGTTCCTGTCCTCGTTCGGCCGTCGGATTGGCAGTGAGTGGTGCGGGTCCGGGTCTTTATTTAAGTACTTTCTGGAGTACCGATCCGAAGAAACGAGAAGACGATTTCCCGCTCAGATACGGTCTGAGAGGGTGTGTTAACGGTTGACAACTTCCCAGTTCACCACAAAGCATTTATAACAATGGTTCGTGCGTTTGTGATGTACCCCTACCCACGGTGACAGTACTGACTACCGTTCGCGTCCCCCCACAGACGCCGAGCGAGAAAGGTGCTCGATCCACGCAGAACCCAAGCAACCTATGACAGGAACCAAAACAAAGATCCGTGGCCTCTTCCTGGCTGCGCTGATGATTACGTCCGTCTTCGCGGGCGTAGTAGCGTTCTCGGGAAGTGTCGCCGCGGCAAATGCATCCGACTACGATGCCGAGATTGACGAGGGCCAGGGCTACTGGTCCGGTCAGACTCTGGCAGAGACCGACGACTTCGCACAGGGCGAAAGCGTCGTCCTCGAACAGCAGCAGAGCAACGGTAACTGGCAATTCCTGACGTACGTGGACGTCGACTCCGATGACGACGTCGTCATCGAGACTGGCGACTACGAGACGGGCGACTACCGTCTGCGTCAGGAGTCCGGTGACAACACCGTCACCAACTTCACCCTGCGCGAGCAGACCGTGACCGCATCCGCGGACCCGGTCGAAGTTGAGAACGACGGTGCCGCCAACCAGTCCACCCTCACGATTACCTCGAACCGCCCGAGCTGGGGCCTCGTCATCGCGAACGACGACCTCACGCCGGACGAGATCAACGCCACCTTCCCGAGCGTCTCGGGTACGGCCGTTGACTGGGACGGCGACGGCTCGGCTGACGCCGACGACGAAGCCGACGCGTTCGAGATCACGAGCAAGACGTACGACACCAACGAGGACCTCGTCGGTAACTTCACCGGCGCCGCCACTGGCTCGTACGACTTCGAGTTCGCTGCGAACGACACCGGTGTCTCGGACACCGCGACGGTCAACGTCAGCGAGCCCGCGACCGGCACTGTCGGTCTCGGCAGCAACCTCTACACCGACGAGCTCGGTGACACCGCACAGATCACCGTCACGCTCGACGAGACCTCTCAGGGTATCGTTCGCTTCGGTAGCGCGTCCGACAACTATCAGGCGAACATCACTGTCACCGACGGTAACGGTGACGGTGAGGTCGTCGTCAACGTGAACACCTTCCTCATGGGCACCGGTGACTCCGAAACGTTCACCGTCGCCAACGAGGACGACTCCATCAGCAACGAGCAGTACGGTAGCCTCGGTGGCTCCCTGATTGCAACTGGTGGCTACAACGTCGAGGTCGCGACTGGCACGAACTACAACGTCAACTCGCAGAACGTCGGTACGTTCGACATCCAGCCGCGCTCGACCAACGCGCTCAACACCTGGACCGCTCCCGACGCTGCAAGCCTCTCCGGTGCAACCGCTGAGGACGTGGCAGCACTCGTCGAGGATGGCACCATCACCGAGGATGACACGGTCGCGAAGGGCGACTACATCATCCACGAGCTCGACGCAACGGGCCTCGAGGGTGTCGTCGCGAGCGACTCCAACGGCTTCTTCGGCGTCCTGAACGACAACGGCGCCACCTACAACGTGTCCCTCACGGTCACGGAAGTCGAGCCGGAGCGCAACCAGCCGCGCCGCACCGTCGACATCAACAGCTCGAACACCGCCGTCGTCGCTGGTGAGGACGTCTACTACCTCGTCACCCACACGGACGACATCTCCGCGATGCCCGCTCACGGCGAGTACACGGCCGAGTTCATGATCGCAGAGGAGAGCCCGCTGGCCTCCGCTGACGAAGCAGTGAACACGACCTGGGAGCTCGCAGAGGGCGCAATCGAGATCGACGCGAACGACGATGACGAGGTCATCGTCTCCGCCGAGGATGAGCAGACCATCTCCGGCGAGTCGACCTACGCACCCGGCACGGAACTCAACATCCGCGTCAACGGTCAGGACGAGGGCGTCGCCTTCCTGAAGCCGGCAACGGCAACGGTTCAGGAGGACGGCACCTGGTCCACCAGCGTCAACTTCAGCGACATCGCAGCTGGCAGCGAGTTCACGGTCAACGTGAACAACGGTGCCGCAACGGCTGACGGCTCCGTCGAGGAGGCAACCGCACCGGCCGCGTTCGAGGTCTCCGACCTCAGCGCACCCGGTACGGCGACCGTCGGTGACGAAGTGACCGCCACGGCCACCGTCGCGAACACCGGTGGCGAGGAAGGCACGACGACCGTCGAGTTCACCTTCGGCGGTGACGTCGTCGACTCCCAGGAGGTCACGCTCGCATCCGGCGAGTCCACGACCGTCGAGTTCAGCGTCACGGCTGACGTCGAGGCAGGTACCTACACGCACGGTATCTCCGCAGGCGACTCCAGCCAGACCGCTGAGATAACGGTCGAGGCGCAGCAGACGGCGACCCCGACGGCGACCCCGACGGCGACCCCGACGGCAACCCCGACGGCAACCCCGACGGCGACCCCGACGGCGACCCCGACGGACGCGCCGACGGACGACCCGACCGAGACTGACGACGGCGATGACGGTGGTCAGCCCGGCTTCGGTATCGGTGTCGCACTCGTCGCTCTGATGGGCGCAGCGCTCCTCGCGCTCCGCCGTC
The sequence above is drawn from the Haloarchaeobius salinus genome and encodes:
- a CDS encoding OBG GTPase family GTP-binding protein translates to MGLEEEIEAIEEEIANTPYNKSTEAHIGRLKSKLAQKKEKLENQSGSGGGQGYAVEKHGDASVALVGFPSVGKSTLINAMTNADSETGEYEFTTLTVNPGMVDINGAHIQLLDVPGLIEGAADGRGGGKEVLSVVRSADLLVFMLSVFEIEQYDRLRTELYNNKIRIDQTPPRVTIRKKIKDGIKVTSTVDQPMDDDTIKQVLREHGYVNADINLGEELDIDRLIDGIMDNRVYTPSIVTINKTDLIEPSYKEQVDEELRKRDIDPEEATFISAVEEKGLDALKERIWEQLGLIRVYMDKPGRGVDWEEPLVVPEGATIEDALSKLGGDFEDRFRFARIRGPSAKHDGQQVGEDHVLEDEDVLKLVLRK
- the glpK gene encoding glycerol kinase GlpK; translated protein: MAGKHYVGAIDQGTTGTRFMVFDHAGQVVANAYEKHEQIYPEPGWVEHDPMEIWENTKSVVATALEQADLAPEQLAALGITNQRETTLLWDAATGRPVHNALVWQDRRTTDRVEELESEGKVEWIREKTGLEADAYFSATKVEWLLDNADPMKLERTVPQDLRDRAEGGELLMGTIDSWLIYKLTGNHITDVTNASRTMLYDIREMEWDHELLEEFDVPEELLPEVRPSSDDATYGSTDPEGFLGAEVPVSGALGDQQAALFGQTCFDEGDAKNTYGTGSFFLMNTGEEAVESDHGLLTTVGFQRSGEPVQYALEGAIFITGAAIEWLEDVKLIDDPVQTAELARSVDSTDGVYMVPAFTGLGAPHWDGRARGTIVGMTRGTEREHIVRATLESIAYQTRDVAEAMEADAGIDMGRLRVDGGAVKNNFLCQLQADILGTDIVRPEVDETTALGAAYAAGLAVDYWETVDELRENWQVDRAFDPEGDQDELDAKYDRWGDAVERSLNWAQDGGD
- a CDS encoding DUF7827 domain-containing protein is translated as MTGTKTKIRGLFLAALMITSVFAGVVAFSGSVAAANASDYDAEIDEGQGYWSGQTLAETDDFAQGESVVLEQQQSNGNWQFLTYVDVDSDDDVVIETGDYETGDYRLRQESGDNTVTNFTLREQTVTASADPVEVENDGAANQSTLTITSNRPSWGLVIANDDLTPDEINATFPSVSGTAVDWDGDGSADADDEADAFEITSKTYDTNEDLVGNFTGAATGSYDFEFAANDTGVSDTATVNVSEPATGTVGLGSNLYTDELGDTAQITVTLDETSQGIVRFGSASDNYQANITVTDGNGDGEVVVNVNTFLMGTGDSETFTVANEDDSISNEQYGSLGGSLIATGGYNVEVATGTNYNVNSQNVGTFDIQPRSTNALNTWTAPDAASLSGATAEDVAALVEDGTITEDDTVAKGDYIIHELDATGLEGVVASDSNGFFGVLNDNGATYNVSLTVTEVEPERNQPRRTVDINSSNTAVVAGEDVYYLVTHTDDISAMPAHGEYTAEFMIAEESPLASADEAVNTTWELAEGAIEIDANDDDEVIVSAEDEQTISGESTYAPGTELNIRVNGQDEGVAFLKPATATVQEDGTWSTSVNFSDIAAGSEFTVNVNNGAATADGSVEEATAPAAFEVSDLSAPGTATVGDEVTATATVANTGGEEGTTTVEFTFGGDVVDSQEVTLASGESTTVEFSVTADVEAGTYTHGISAGDSSQTAEITVEAQQTATPTATPTATPTATPTATPTATPTATPTDAPTDDPTETDDGDDGGQPGFGIGVALVALMGAALLALRRQN
- a CDS encoding Cdc6/Cdc18 family protein, which translates into the protein MDIEARIRRRQRRSGEPRIVQDYDALSPVVHVEEPSGRGPVLEQLLDHLDPIFERSLPPTAYVWGDGGVGKSAVVTALFEHLDRMLTGTGSVIHTTTRARSTPAPDFVYVDARVDDSEFGLYHTVLDGLVDEQVPKQGVRTDSLRSRLMERLSGTDRAVVAVDHVDELDTLGLATLHDAFDGMDDRLSWIAVGRTPPEELSSELLPPEHIHVPPYQQHALVDLLTGRASDGLARQSFDHEQIRRVAEWAEGDAHDALTALFGAAEVATGEGHGRIHERDLGAGLDAVPRPTVALGRVLTLPENRQLVLRTLVDLPDEATTSVGEAAESVAAAPGVDLSPSTVKRYLYELAEEGITERVTTERRAESAGRPPSRLEPRFPTLVFSRLYDLQRE
- a CDS encoding VNG_1110C family protein, which codes for MPNPAQLRDSTQIVLPAGTPAELRDRLAEEFVLTMLEEGDTYRFVGSPVEIDRASDYLVRQGVPIA
- a CDS encoding VOC family protein — protein: MQATLDHTMMRVEDLDASLDWYTTHLDYEEKGRWEADTFTNVFLGPEDVHEEGALLELTYNHDGRTYDHGDAWGHIAVRVEDVYDAYEELMDEGVEDYRDPDSCGGSYAFVRDPDGHEVEIVERDHGAKWSLDHTMLRVEDADAAIGWFTRKLEYGLFRREEFDDFALYFLKPADAADEAMSVELTYNYDDRTYDVGDAWGHVAVRCDDLHGTWDALMARGAEDYRDPESCNDRYAFTKTPDGQEVEIVTRD
- a CDS encoding HAD hydrolase family protein; translation: MSHASPLVLDIDGTLTRPEGGIDPRVFEPVRDWPAPVVLATGKAFPYPIALCTFVAIEERVIAENGGIAHVNDEVLVHGDRQRTTAAIEAFQDAGGDLGWGDVDLVNRWRETEVAIRLDADEELLRSVAAEHGLEVVDTGYAYHLKQPDMSKGLMLERVAELMGYEPSAFVAIGDSENDVSTFERAGRSFAPSNADERALSAADVVLDGAHAEGTLAALDRLRSAE